A window of the Lactuca sativa cultivar Salinas chromosome 5, Lsat_Salinas_v11, whole genome shotgun sequence genome harbors these coding sequences:
- the LOC111880564 gene encoding probable protein arginine N-methyltransferase 3, with protein sequence MVAPLYNTVDSPMGDNEEQLPGIKDMDVDDKKQIWDDWNADEEYDEDDDVELLCLFCDSKYISSDSLFEHCFSSHSFDFGSIRTTMNLDFYGCFKLLNYIRSQVGQNRCWSCGTTCQSRSELQDHLHEPSLGSSNLPWDNDMYLKPYMEEDHLLYDFDKDEEVDDDSMISSKEDMLENLKISIEENGASSSEVKSNDKKSNNAIDHEIVIVNKNYFGSYGSFGIHREMISDKVRTDAYRQAIVDNPSLIKGAVVLDVGCGTGILSLFAAQAGASIVNAVEASDKMASVASQIAKDNNRNGVVKVVNGMVEDLIESKQIEPKSVDVLVSEWMGYCLLYESMLNSVLIARDHWLKPGGAMLPDTATMFVAGFGKGATSMPFWENVYGFDMSSIGKELVEDAAHIPIVDVVDGNNLVTNTALLKTFDLVTMKHDEVDFTASVQLQQKGQSTVSKCYGIVLWFDTSFTNRFCKEAPTVLSTSPYTPSTHWSQTLLTFCKPISLSSSSSLVDMAHNSSLPAGTDANPAVSINSRISIVRGLEHRSIDISMEVTAVGFDGRKRKLPVQMFNMR encoded by the exons ATGGTGGCTCCGCTCTACAACACTGTCGACTCACCCATGGGAGACAATGAAGAACAGTTGCCCGGTATAAAAGACATGGATGTGGATGATAAAAAACAGATTTGGGACGATTGGAATGCTGATGAAGAATACGATGAAGATGACGACGTTGAACTGCTCTGTTTATTTTGTGATTCTAAATACATTTCAAGTGATTCACTCTTCGAACATTGCTTTTCAAGCCACAGTTTTGATTTTGGAAGCATCAGAACTACAATGAACCTGGATTTCTATGGTTGTTTCAAGCtcctcaactatataagatcaCAG gtggGACAAAATCGATGTTGGAGTTGTGGAACTACATGTCAGTCTAGGTCAGAACTACAAGATCATTTACATGAACCTTCTTTAGGAAGCAGTAATCTTCCATGGGACAATGacatgtacctgaaaccatataTGGAAGAAGATCATTTgttatatgattttgataaagatgaAGAAGTTGATGATGATTCTATGATATCATCTAAAGAAGACATGCTGGAAAATTTAAAGATAAGCATTGAAGAAAACGGGGCGAGTTCATCAGAAGTAAAATCTAATGATAAAAAGTCAAACAATGCCATTGACCATGAAATAGTAATCGTGAATAAAAACTATTTTGGCTCATATGGTTCATTTGGTATCCACAGAGAGATGATAAGTGACAAG GTAAGGACGGATGCTTACAGACAAGCTATAGTAGACAACCCTTCTCTTATAAAGGGTGCGGTTGTTTTGGATGTTGGTTGTGGTACAGGGATATTAAG TCTGTTTGCAGCCCAAGCAGGGGCCTCGATAGTAAATGCAGTTGAAGCAAGTGATAAGATGGCTTCCGTAGCCTCTCAG ATTGCAAAAGACAATAACAGAAATGGAGTAGTTAAAGTTGTGAATGGAATGGTTGAAGATCTTATTGAATCAAAACAAATTGAGCCCAAAAGTGTTGATGTTTTAGTGAGTGAGTGGATGGGTTATTGCTTACTCTATGAGTCAATGTTGAACTCAGTTCTTATTGCAAGAGATCATTGGCTTAAGCCTGGAGGTGCTATGCTCCCAGATACTGCCACCATG tttGTTGCTGGATTTGGAAAAGGGGCTACAAGTATGCCATTTTGGGAAAATGTTTATGGATTCGACATGTCATCAATTGGTAAAGAACTGGTGGAAGATGCTGCTCATATTCCCATTGTTGATGTTGTGGATGGAAATAATTTAGTCACTAATACCGCTCTCCTTAAG ACGTTTGATTTAGTGACAATGAAACACGATGAAGTCGATTTCACAGCCTCGGTCCAATTACAACAAAAGGGACAATCCACCGTAAGCAAATGTTATGGAATTGTACTTTGGTTCGATACTTCCTTCACAAACCGATTTTGCAAAGAAGCCCCTACAGTTTTGTCAACGTCACCATACACCCCCTCAACTCATTGGTCTCAAACTTTGCTCACTTTTTGCAAACCAATTTCactatcatcgtcatcatcattgGTGGATATGGCCCACAATAGTTCTTTGCCAGCTGGCACAGATGCCAACCCAGCAGTTAGTATAAATTCACGCATCAGTATTGTACGTGGTCTAGAACATCGAAGCATTGATATTTCAATGGAGGTGACTGCTGTTGGGTTTGATGGGCGAAAACGGAAATTGCCTGTGCAAATGTTTAATATGCGTTAG